In Styela clava chromosome 6, kaStyClav1.hap1.2, whole genome shotgun sequence, the genomic window CATATAGTCTGAGTTTGTAATCGAGTCATGTGATAGTAATAAACCAAGGTTATTTATTGCATCCAAATCACAAATTCAACTTCGTTGCATATCATTAATGTAAGTCGTCGAGAATCGCTCTAAACATCATTCGTCATTTTGTGTTGACTTATTTGGTTGTTCACTAAAACTAATTTACCCCACCAACCACTTGCAATTTTGGTTACTGTTACCTCATTATAACCCATAACAAATTTTCTGCGTACATTATCTAACAACATAAgctgaaaaataattaaatgttcTGGGAAAATATGCTGCGGTAAAACGCCATCTCACAAAATAGACGAAATCTAATCATTTTTCTGACTAGTGAAAAGTGTTCAAATTTGTGAATCTACATCATTGATCTTGTATATTTCTAGTATAATTATAACGATAATAGAGCTTGCTAAGCTCGATTTAGTGAGTATCGTGATTGACGGGGCAACATTATGTTATCGTGCGAACGAGCAAGTTCTAATTGTTCTCTCGCTTTGATGACAAAACACAGCAATTATTTTGCGACAAACTTGGATTTTGAGATTACCAAGTTGTGATAACACGAATCAGCCTTTTTAAGATGATTTTCCTAATTTATGTCGACGAGTTAAGCCTAAGGTGTCTCGATCTTAACAACGAAATGACAAATGCATTTTACGTGTGGTCCATTGGGAACACGCCCATGTAACTCATACTTCAATTGCAATCAAAAGCAAAAACAACCTAATTATTTCGACGGCAAAATGCATTCTTGACCAATTTGGCGCCAAAATATTTGTGCCACTccgaaatttctatttttttattgaaagagAGTCAAGAAAATCATTTCAAGCAATTTTACATTTCTCGTTGTCGAACAAATGTGAACAGTCCAAAGTTCACTTCGAACTAAATAATGTTTAACAGAAAGTGTCAGCCTTTACTAGGAACAAGGTTTTATACAAGATATTAACACTTTTATCAGTGTTATAACGGGATTCATCAATATCCATTAAAGTCTTTACTGTAAAACTCCACTATAGGCACATTTAAGAAAAGATTGAGCAATCACAAGAAGTAAATATTCAACAGTCTCCTCTGGTTGGGTCGCCTAACAGCTAGCTCTACTGAAAATTTTACACCGTTTGAACGTCACTTTCTGCTTAGTTtgcttatttttgtttttgatttcgGTCTAAAGATCTTTGTCCAAGCAGCTAACATCAGCATCAGCAATCAATGCCAGGTGTGAAAACAATGCTTGCAGATTAATCAGCTGTCAGAATTTTAAGCCTGCAACAACGCTATCTTCTAAATCCATGCTATAAATAAAAGATTAAATAGCAGGTACGAAACCAAGTAAAAACAATTGTTGAAAGAAAAACGAGATTTCTGACTCATATGTTGACTCGTTAGATAAATGATGAGCTATTATGGTCAATCCTGTATATGCTATGTCAAGGTGgcccaaacccaggcccgcagCCTTATTGTTTGTGGCCCGCAGCCTCATTATCTGTgacccgcgtcgcatttgctgTAGGGTAATAGAAAGATCGCATTTAGTGTTGTCcagtcataaaaataaccagaaaaatcttttgacacattgttacatcactaatgtcattgaattgactagtgatgatgattataaatttgaatgatgtgcttgtcTAGTCTAAATCATTGACTGACTTACTATCTTTCTGGTAGGCAAAATATGCtgacaatataggcatcatatagaaaactaaaaaatcGAATGCAAAATATCTTAGCCTAGGTTGTCGTATgcatgataactaaatattattaatgttatgggTTATGGCCTAACATTATAAATCCTGCCGGGTGTCGGTAAGTTGTGTCGatgacaaaaaatataatctaaaacgacattttagaatcttgtgagcaatgagcattttccaaagttgAGAGATTTTGCTTTGGGAATCTTATCGATGTTCGAAAGAACTTACATTTTGCGGAGTCATTTTGTCTGTTATGAGGAGTTtcaaatcttacactaaatgtaggtGGAGAAAGACTTTTGCaagttttagtgagttttttggtggtttttgcatgttttagcttggtAAATGACAAATGATGATCAACGTGTTTGTACACTaaaggtgtttgttttgtattgagCAGTTTACCTATTcatggcactattgtggcccccgaacaatgcaaaaataattttggccCGTCGAAGCGGACAACTTTGAACCACCCTGTGCTTTGTGATTCATACTTGAGAAGACTCGTTTTCACTCCTATGTGTACTGGTTTACGCTAAATGCGAAGCATCCATCTAATTATTAGTTTATGCATATAACAAGTATTTTAGTTGTACCATTAATTTAGCATttaactataaaataaaatttttccgTATGGATATGTGGGTTCGGAATAGATTGACACTCAATCAATTTCTAGAACGTTGAGAGGGATAGCGTGCGAGAATGTGACGTAACGGTCGGACGAACACCAATTTAACCGCCAAATAGGAACATGATAACCCTCTTAATTTGTTGACCCACTCACTCTCCCACCGATTAACAGATTAATCCAGGTGGTACAAGGATTTTTCTTTCTAGAAATGACATTCAATCTTAATTACGCTTTTTCGCCAGACAGTCTCCCGCACCCTGTTCtttaaatagtttttctttTAATTAGTTCTTAATAGGCCTTGTAATTTGGGTTATAAATGAAAACATTCAACCGCAAAGATAATTTGTCAAACGAAGCAGTGGACATAGTTCTGAAATAAATGTTCACACATTACtatataacaaatataaacTCCTTGTCTGACATACCCGTGAGGAcgaatatgatttatattttgctaACTTTGGTCTCTCCTAGCGGTAGAAAAAACTTCAATCAACCGCGTACGCGGATTACAGTTATACTGTGGTTGCGTGCGTCGAGATCCAAATAATGGATTGTTGCCCAGAGTAAACTTTCAGAAACAGGCTTTACATTATGTTTGAAATCGTACAACTCAGTGGGTAATCTAACTTGAAACCTTGTGGGACATGGATTACTTCAATCATATATTGGGTATTAGCTATTAGGTATTCATGGttggatgaaaaaaaaaaattgcaacaaaagattcgttttatttttgtcGGTTAGCTTGTTAAATCACACCACTTCAATATATAGAGGATGTATAAAATACACTTGTATGACGTAGTTCATCTCCAAAATCGTCTGTCACAAATTGAAAACTGTtgatatttcatccaatttGCTCTCGAATTTAGATTGAAGTTGTTAGAATTCCGTCCTGTCGTTTATCTATCTCCCATTTGAGACATATCCATCACCCCTGAGATTAATATCATGAAGTAATTGTCATTGTGCGAGTAAATCGAATTGTCGGTTCTAAAAATATAGTTGGGAGCCTAGAATGAGGAGACGGCAAATTTTAATTATGTATTTTCAAACACTATACCATGAATAGGCCATATAATTAATCCCGTACTTCCAATGAAAATTTCGGAAACATTTTACTATTTGACGCTATAAAGCAAATACCAAATGCTCAAAAGGAATTGGATGTTGCAAGCGAGCGATTTTAATTTCAATAGTTGAAACAATTTGTTCAGTGGGATTTGATCTGTATTAATCCATAAACTTCATTAAAAAGGAAAAAACATGAGATATAATATagaattttggaatgtgataattttattgttattgagtCAATACATAAACAAAACTGGCAAACTCACTCATTCCATAACACATTGGAATATAATCATCCCATTTTCCATAATGCCCGCAAGTAACCGAAGATTTAGTAGAAATTATTTGATATCCAGGATAacacataaaataaattgactCTCCGTGATTAAATGCATATTTCTTCGGGAAATATTGACCATTGAAGTAAGTTGTTGGTGCATAGCAATTTCctgtatataaaattttttcCATGCTTagttgcatttaaaaaaaagatatatatatttgttgttttgaaaaaataaaaatttcgcaGTCTGTGGTACCAAGCAGACTAAATTTTGATcaagatattatattttttttacgtACAActtataaatatgtatattattaatggcatattttgatatatatatagtttcacTTCAGctcaaagtaaaaaataaattaaagataaaataACCAAACTCACTCATGCACTTGGGTGCTTCGCGATCCCACATTCCTCCTGGCAAACACTTGGCTTCGTTGGAACGAGACATTCCTTCATATTTCATGTAAAATCCATCGTTGCATGAATAACTGATTTTCTCCCCGGGTTTGTAGTATTTTTTCATTGGAGTGTGATATCTGTATCTCATATCATCAACCATACAGTATTCTGTGAAAATAGATCAAATCAATAGAAAAGTTGTATTCGAAAAAATTGTTCAACGCAATACTGATTTTCTTTTTTTGGGGgatatataaattttgtttgacaTATATAATATGCATAGCCAAAATCCAACACGAATTCGTACATCGGTACAACAACCACCACACTTGATCTCTCTAAAAGTGTACCACAACATTCATTTAATTACCTACGATTAGAGATTTTTGACGAAATTGTATTTTCACGAGTATGAACCTTACTTAGCCTACTTTTCGTGTTTTTTATTAAGTTTCGATGGaccaatattatttcaattaataaattatttcaaaagaaagaaaaaaatcatcACAGCATTTTTGTACTCACTTGTACATTTTTTAGGCATTACAGTAAAAGTTCCGTCAGATTTACAAATTGCATACTTTGGCATCGATCCAGACGAGTCATAATATCCATGATCACATTCATATTTTATCCAGTCGCCGGGCATGTAGTACATTTTGGAATAGCATTTGTGCAAATATACATTATGTTTAGGTGACTTACAGAGttctgtaaagtaaaatatttttattgcgtcCCCTACACTTCACCATTGAATCGTTCAGGGCAAAGGAATATTCACAAATGACAACACTGATTCAGTATATTCATTTGTTGACTAATGGTTTGATCTGGCTTATTTCAACAATAATTTAGATGGGCTTGCTTCCAGATTTTCACGTTTTGTAAAACCTTTAATGCTTTGATAGCATTCAGAAGAAACAGCATTGTATCAAAACAACCTaacaaaatcaatcaatcaatagTTAAATCAACTTACTTTTCGGCAATTCTACACACATCGGAATCATGTCCCATTTTCCGCCATTGCCACAAGTGCTGTACATTTGATTATAGCCTGAATATTTCTTGTAAAATCCAGATTTGCATTTCACGTAAAGTCTGTCCCCAATCATGTAATACTTCTTATCAGGTTTAAGCATTTCGGAATTCATTATAATTGGCGACTTGCAATACGCTGTCATGAATAGAAAAGAACGAATAAATGTATATTAAACTGAATATTACACTATTAGTCTATAATGTGTTCGATGTGTGTTTTATCAATGCTTTAGGGAAGTGTCCTTGCTTTATTTATAAACTAGTAGACATGATCACAAGACAACAGTCTTCTTCtccaatttttttctttgagcTTAAACTTCTATTTGTGTTTGATTATAACCCGAAATTTTGGACATATAGGatgctttgtacaaaagttctctctaaaaatttagaaaatgtttcaaattcaaatctttGGCATTGGAGGCAAACTTGCATCAGTTGCACAAATTTTTCAATCACTCATTTGGTTTTCTGCTGAATCGCTGTCAGGACTTGTCAATAGCAACGATCTTTTTAGACATTCTAACTCTAACCCCATGGAATTTTATTGCAGACTCAGATTTTTCTAACAGTGATATCTTTGAAGTAATCTGAGTGACAGCATTGCGATAtagcggagtcagtgttgcaagaacagctcagatttgtcgaatttgaaAAATCGCAATAATTCgaattgaatttttatatagTATATTATcgtaatatactttatatgtgtTTATATTGTACTAAATCGAATTGCACTCTTTGGGATTTTATAGCAGATATTGGGAAATTTCTAGTACTACAGCGATAGCGAATTtacaagatcgcaaaaatacgtatcaaaactAATTATAATCGAGCAAATTATCTCACATTAATTTGTCCGCAGATTGCTgtggtattttagaatagtaatgcTTTTGATCTGTgtgtaagtcgacgcaaccgcgagttacgttcaacacaaataaattagtATAGAAAGTCCTTTTAAATTCTTGTAGttgccatggattgaatattacgcaaCAGAAAAAGACATTTACggtgaaaaagtcggctctatTGAACGAATGCCTAATCGCGGCGACGCGGTTCAGAAGCCGTTGCATGAAAATTTCCGATgtttgtgcaaagcgtcctagCAATTTCCCAGCAATAattgagaaataatttttttgggaGTCAACCTGTATTAAACAGTGTATCCAAACTTGCCAGAATACACGTTAATCGGGCAGACCTGTATTCACAATAGCTGACTTTTCAACTTACGCTTCTTTTCATGCATGCACATAGGTGGCATTTGATCCCATTTTCCGGATGACAGGCATTGTGCTTTGCTGTATTTTTCTCCACGATACAATATTATGTGTCCTCTATCACAGTAATACACCAACGTATCGCCAGGATAATATCTTTTTTTCATCGGACTATATCTTCCGTGATCGAAATCAGGTGGCAAACAATAATCTAGATATTTTATAGAGATTTCATGGTAAGttattaaatatacataaatagaAATGTCATCAACACGCATTGGGGAGGCAAATTAGCCTATACCACATTACACTTTTACGTCATTTGTGAGTAAAACATTCACGATATTCTTATTATAATCTAATTTGTATGtcaaaaattgttcaaaatgttCGTGTAATTCCACTGTTGTTGCAAAATTAATTGTAATTGAAACTAACCCATATTTCTACGTATACACTTGGGTGGTTTTCGATCCCATTGGCCGTTTTTCAAGCAAGTTCCATAGTCCCTATGGTGTTCATGGTGGTCGTTGTTGACGTGTCCATGTTCAtggtcatcatcatcatcatcatcatggTGGTGGCTTTCTTTGTCGTGGCTGTGGTCCTCATCATCGTCGTCATGACCATGTTTATGGGCATCATCATCGTGGCCATGCTGGTGGCCTTTCTTACCGTGGCTGGGGTCGTCATCGTCGTGGTCATGTCCATGTTCATGGTCAGCATCATCGTGGCCATGCTGGTGGCCTTTCATACCGTGACTGTGGTCGTCATCATCGTGGTCATGTCCATGTTCATGGTCATCATCATCATGGCTGTGATGGCTTCCTTTGTCGTGGCTGTGGTTGTCATCATCGTGGTCATGTCCATGTTCATGATCATCATCATTGGGGCCATGCTTGTGGTCTTTCATACCGTGACTGTGGTCGTCATCATCGTGGTCATGTTCATGTTCATGGTCATCATCCTCATCATGGCTGTGATGACTTCCTTTGTCGTGGCTGTGATCGTCATCATCGTGGTCATGTCCATGGCCATGGTCATCATCATCATGGCCATGTTCATGGTCATCATCATCATCGTGGTCATGTCCATGTTCAtggtcatcatcatcatcatcatggTCATGTCCATGTTCATGGTCCTCTTCATCGGGGTCATGGTCATCGTCATCCTCTACTTTCATATAACCATCTTCGCATTTGTACCAAACACGGTCTCCTTCAGAAAACACTTTCATTTGCGGCTCATACATCCCATGTAATATCGCCTGCGGTTTACAATAAtctaaaaaatgataaaaacacaTGTAAATTAATAATACGTgtaaattgatttatttttgtgcATACGCAAAGTACAATCGCAATAGAATATGTCCTAGAACCAAAATTTCTGCTTTGATCATGACCATATAAATTGTCTACGCCAATAACTGTTGTTTTCATTAAAGGAGAAATAATGAACAGAATATTCTGAAACATTCGCAAAAATTAATCTTCATTGTTCATTTTTTCATGCATTTTTCATGCATGCAGTAAATCTACATTGAACAAATATATCATCCAAttaaattagtattattattCAATTGATTTAATGAATTTTTGTGTACATTTGTTACAATATTTTTagtgaaaaatatacaaaacgtACTCGTGTCTCTTCTCACACATTTTGGGATTTTCTTGTCCCATTTTCCATTCAAACACGTGACGCATTCAAACCGAGATTCATCATAGAATTGCTTTTTAAACGCTATATTACACATGATGTAAACACGATCTCCTTCTTCATACATCCTTTTAAATGGTTTGAAATATCCATTTGGATGTTCTGGAGGACTGCAATAttctgaaaaagaaaaacaattcCATGCACGTGCAGTCAATTGTTGCTCCACATAGAAAACATCGAATTCTTATGATTTTGCATATAAGAAGAAAGGGTTTAGCAAATTCCGCAGATAGTTtagcaaaaataaacaaacatatatGAATACATATATTCTTTCAGATTTTCAGATAAAAACCCACTGATTCTCGTGTCTTTACACAACGGTGGTTTGAATTCCCAATGTCCACCGGGCTTGCACGTGCTGAATTCATACCAATCAAATTCGTAGAACAACCTATATCCCATTTTGCAACTGTATTTCACTTTGTCTCCGATGGCATATTGAGATTTCATTGGCATTTGAAATCCATTATCGATTCGCGGCGGAGAGCAGTAATCTaaaaattttgttcagtttaGAAAATATTCCAGTGTTAGAGAAAAGTGTGAGCTGTGAACTTAACgagtataaatattttttttaaaacctggTAGCAAATTATTCTTCTTtcttattttgaaaatgatagTGAGTGGAagcaaagaaatatatatttacgaaTCCGTACCCTACAAACGACTTGCGGTAATTGGTGCCAATTGTAGTTCACCCTGAGAGAGACACTTACCCATTTCAGCTTTTATGCATTTTGGAGGCTCAAAATCCCAGAGTCCGTTATCTTTGCAAGTTGCAAATTCAAACCAGTCCTTTTCAAAATAAAGCATGAATCCCGTATTGCATTTATAATGTAATTTATCTTTTGGAAGGTACATTTTCATAACTGGTTTGTAAAATCCATTTTCAATCATTTGCTTCTGGCAATACACtgcacaaacaaaatgaaagtTTCTTACTTGTTTGAATTATTAAAATTCTAGATTCAATGAACAAATGAATGCTTTAGAAAAActgtaatcaacacttttataATTACGgagtatattaaaatttttcgcggcaAAGACAATCAGTAATGGTGCCATTTGTCATCCTGTGTGTGGCGCCATCCTAACAAGTATGTCAAAGGACATCTCACTAGTGCCCTGATAGGTTTGATACCATGTCTCAGAACTTAACTTTATTATCAGCCTAAACAAAAAGGCACGATTTTCAGAAATAACTCTAAAAATATCAGTTAACATCTATAGCATGACACAAATCAGGGTTCGAAATTACGTATCAACCTTGACAGTAGTACTTCATTAAGTTTGTTGCATATCATATTTCGTATGAATACATGAGGTAAATGGATACTTTTAAATAAAGCGTTCAAGAAATATGTTGGAGCATATCGctatgataaatataaataagcAGGCTTAACCGTAGTATCCACCAATAAGTTGATGATAACTGTACAAATTCAATAGCTCATTAGATTTATGTAATCATTTTTATTGGCGAAAAATTGTTTAGGGTTGTTTAGAGAATAATTAGTTTATAATGTTACTTTTTTGACTGTCTGTGCACTTCAGTGGCTCTTTATCCCATTTGCCATTTTTCATGCAAGTTGAATACTCGAATCCATCGTCGTCGTAATACAAATCATATCCCTTTTTGCATTTATATCGGAGTCGATCTCCTGGTTTATACATTTTCATAGCCGGCATATACGATCCGTACATCATGCCAGGAGGGTAACAGTAGTCtaaaaaatacaatatgaaCAATAACATTCTCTTCAATCATCAAATTAATAAAGATTGCACACTCAAGATAGATTATGTTCCAATACCATAGGGTAGAATTCTACCGAGGACAAACTAAGGGCATTCTTAAAATAATTGTAAGTTAGTTTCATATAGCTTTATCTTGCTTCATACATACTTTGCAATTTAGAAATACACTTCGGAGCGGTATGTTTCCATGTTCCATCAGGCTTACACTCGTCGTAGGAGAATGGTTCTTCGTCTTCGTAATGTATCATGTAATCGTTTTTGCATTTGTACTTAACCGTATCTCCGATGTCGTACATGTACTTTTGAGGCTGCATCATACCGTGAATAATTTCCTGGCCGTAGCAAAATTCTGtaggaaaataataattaaaaaatgcgTCTATGGTATCAATTCAACTTCAACAATAATCTAATAAAAGCAACACCATCAGCCCAAGTATGTCGCACTTTCACTCGCAGAAGTGAAAATTGGAGTTGACGCATCCGTTTGCTCGGAGGGCAAGTAACCTTTTGTTGGGCTGTATACATCATATCGGTATGAAGTGACAACGCGTATTGAGCAGCTTTCTTGTGAATTAGGTTTTGTTACATTCTGGGGATGAGATGACGCTTCTACTTACTTTCATCATCGCTGACCGATCTTCTACACATCGGAGGTTTGAAATCCCACTTTCCGTCATTGCGACATGTGCTGAATTCAAACCAATCTTTACCGTAAAATATCTGATAGCCAGTTGTGCACTTGAAGTATAATCTGTCCCCTTCTTCATACATTTTCATTGCAGGCATATACATGCCATTAATGAATTCTGGAGGATTACAGTAGCCTAGAAATACAAATCATAATTTCAAATAATCCACCACAAAAAATGAAAAGGATATGGGGTgacagaaaatatgaaaaaattatacttAATTAGCAAACAGAAAAAAAGATGAACAATTGAGAGGAAATGGACATAAAACAgcagaacaaaattaaaaataaagtacAGGTTGAAAGAcagcaaaacaaaaacaaaaaagataaGGAAAGGAACATTTTACTTTTACTCATGCTTCTGCATTTTGGTGGCTTGAAATCCCAATTTCCGTCACTTTGACAAGTAACAAACTCAAACCAGTCCTCTGGGAAATAAAGTTGGTATCCTCCATCACACTTGAAATACACTCGATCATCTTTGCTATACATTTTATTCATAGGTTCATACGATCCATGCATTATCATCGGTGCTTTGCAGAATTCTGAAATGTATATTATGCAAATAGCTTTACATTCTTTGGCTGTAAAATATCTTCtctatttattacttatcgaacttaagatcggtaagtatgttgataggtatttgtctgtttgtttgtctgtctgtctgttagaagcacgcgatatctcacgaaagcgaggttgaatctgctccaaatttatcatgtgcattcaccatagctcggaccagaagccttttgtttttggatgaattatgtcgtataattagagagttattaattaattagtgatgggacacatggtgtggagtaagagcgctgtttcggGGGATCCGATACGGGAGCTTtctatcgataagtcttcggtctccgaccgatattctcgttattacACTTACAAGTTAGAAACTTAATCCAGTTTTTACcagaatattgtttttttttgtttgttgcagattctcaaatcaaatattcattttctCAAATACATACTGAGTAAGTGTAAATCATAGAAAGTTGTGTCAGACTAAAACTATAAATGTGAAACTTCCGTTGTGATTTGGGCACCAACAGAAACAATCAAGAACtttaatttatcatttatttctgaTATCAGGAAactattgtttgttttttcattagcctgtagcaaaactagaacataactaccatgttaagtggcccgcgcaattattagtaaattaCATGTGGCTCTTCGGCCAAAAAGATTGGACGACCCTGCATTAAAGCAATATGGTTTTAGACGTCCCATTGAAAAAAACATTGCGTCAAGttgcagatatttgtattattcTCCATCTGCTTGCGTGTTTGATAGCTTAGGTAGGACATGCCGAAAGAAAACGTTTCCACTAATCCAATCTAATCATCATCTTTCTATGAATCAGTGGCTGCCCATTTGGCGCGTTGTTTCCATCCCATTCTGAAGTAACCGCAAATCATAAAAATCTCACTCATGTCATCCGGTCTACATTTAGGAGGATCGAAATCCCATTTTCCACCAGTCATACACGTTGCCAACTCGAACCaatctttttcaaaaaatattccataTCCGTCGTTGCACTTAAACGATACTTTATCCATAACTTCGTAATATTTTTTAGCAGGCATGTAAGATCCGTTGCTAATTTGGAGCGGTTGACATTTTCCTATATAGTGAACATGAATTAAAGCTATGACATGTCATTAGGACATTTGATGTAACTTATATAACTGACCAATAATTTCTTTCATACCTCCATACAACTAACTAATTTATCGCATTTAAAAACAACGGGCTAAATTTCCTTGCGGTCTGGacgaatattcaaaatatagtaTTAACATTTTGGTTCAGTTGTGAATAACTTGTATTGCCACTAAATTCTATATTTGCGAGAgtttaacatttt contains:
- the LOC120331025 gene encoding complement receptor type 2-like isoform X2; protein product: MREITSIAFVILAAMSLVVCIEGCGSPDVQNSYMQTTAKIYNGRYSPGDVLSFQCHEGYKMTGAARIVCQFRGRWSRSPPKCIQEGQTCVAPKHNDYQHEEYSKMRYDVGETIEYKCRFGYYVPSTRYMTSTCMSNGKWNNRPYKCQRYCVNPKIFFGGDFYPDKPNYKYGEKVYYACPGQHSRYVYSTCSITGVWKQARRTSTDRCFDYCKMPDMEYGSYEPKMDKYRQGAKIKYSCEEGYYMSYVRGSRKSNTATCQSSGMWDMRKPMCKKYCMPPDYRMHNHRPYRKTKYLPGENIYYYCMEGFLKPKTYTYRQARCMSNGMWNTKPYKCERYCMIFDHTNFYHKPYAKLRYKPGERMMMYECMDGYHKKSDKPYDMPLCESDGKWDMPPYHCLKYCDAPMIKHGSSLPTKTKYKYMEKVTYQCEDGYTMQHKAEIYEENTCDKYGKWKHMTPMCKKYCMKPMIKNGRSVPEMEKYNIGDRVSYKCDEGYMAKYSGAWIYESNLCMETGKWEHMSVTCEIDNSGKCQPLQISNGSYMPAKKYYEVMDKVSFKCNDGYGIFFEKDWFELATCMTGGKWDFDPPKCRPDDMKFCKAPMIMHGSYEPMNKMYSKDDRVYFKCDGGYQLYFPEDWFEFVTCQSDGNWDFKPPKCRSMSKSYCNPPEFINGMYMPAMKMYEEGDRLYFKCTTGYQIFYGKDWFEFSTCRNDGKWDFKPPMCRRSVSDDEKFCYGQEIIHGMMQPQKYMYDIGDTVKYKCKNDYMIHYEDEEPFSYDECKPDGTWKHTAPKCISKLQNYCYPPGMMYGSYMPAMKMYKPGDRLRYKCKKGYDLYYDDDGFEYSTCMKNGKWDKEPLKCTDSQKMYCQKQMIENGFYKPVMKMYLPKDKLHYKCNTGFMLYFEKDWFEFATCKDNGLWDFEPPKCIKAEMDYCSPPRIDNGFQMPMKSQYAIGDKVKYSCKMGYRLFYEFDWYEFSTCKPGGHWEFKPPLCKDTRIKYCSPPEHPNGYFKPFKRMYEEGDRVYIMCNIAFKKQFYDESRFECVTCLNGKWDKKIPKCVRRDTNYCKPQAILHGMYEPQMKVFSEGDRVWYKCEDGYMKVEDDDDHDPDEEDHEHGHDHDDDDDDHEHGHDHDDDDDHEHGHDDDDHGHGHDHDDDDHSHDKGSHHSHDEDDDHEHEHDHDDDDHSHGMKDHKHGPNDDDHEHGHDHDDDNHSHDKGSHHSHDDDDHEHGHDHDDDDHSHGMKGHQHGHDDADHEHGHDHDDDDPSHGKKGHQHGHDDDAHKHGHDDDDEDHSHDKESHHHDDDDDDDHEHGHVNNDHHEHHRDYGTCLKNGQWDRKPPKCIRRNMDYCLPPDFDHGRYSPMKKRYYPGDTLVYYCDRGHIILYRGEKYSKAQCLSSGKWDQMPPMCMHEKKPYCKSPIIMNSEMLKPDKKYYMIGDRLYVKCKSGFYKKYSGYNQMYSTCGNGGKWDMIPMCVELPKKLCKSPKHNVYLHKCYSKMYYMPGDWIKYECDHGYYDSSGSMPKYAICKSDGTFTVMPKKCTKYCMVDDMRYRYHTPMKKYYKPGEKISYSCNDGFYMKYEGMSRSNEAKCLPGGMWDREAPKCMRNCYAPTTYFNGQYFPKKYAFNHGESIYFMCYPGYQIISTKSSVTCGHYGKWDDYIPMCYGMRVMDMSQMGDR